Proteins co-encoded in one Spirosoma endbachense genomic window:
- a CDS encoding helix-turn-helix domain-containing protein: protein MKILPIHLDLFALIIFLGVAQGIFLGIFFLTGERARSVSNRCLGWFNLALAAISGEIFLNYTNYTFRLLWTGDFAEPFNFVLGPLFYFFVYSRLWKKLPRHWIWHLLPFAIWLINAVTWFYQPIEFKYNSYIDSQHPELPYIHADSYLDEDFTGLRRYINQMTLFSCLVYAILALITLWKSGRNKSTVHQVSGLTSLRLLSGLFALVPILIIIVKPQFYRDVGDYLLATYVSVTIYVTSFLVMRGSDFLRHEPAAEPVVLEPELPVEPKKKYEKSALSEEVEEAVLAKLARLLETGKPYLESDLSLPKLAERLNTSPHNLSQLLNDRLGQTFFDWLAIHRIAEAQRLLNDPLTTNLKIDEIAERVGYNSPSAFHTAFKRLTNQTPAQYRESAAIRSAGLSTTEPQASSRSARTS, encoded by the coding sequence ATGAAGATCCTTCCGATTCATCTCGATCTGTTTGCACTGATTATCTTTCTGGGTGTTGCACAGGGAATTTTCCTGGGTATCTTCTTCCTGACGGGTGAGCGGGCGCGTAGCGTTTCGAATCGGTGTTTGGGCTGGTTTAATCTGGCATTGGCGGCAATTAGTGGCGAAATATTCCTGAATTATACCAACTACACCTTCCGATTACTCTGGACGGGGGATTTTGCCGAGCCGTTTAACTTTGTGCTGGGACCTTTATTCTACTTCTTCGTTTATAGCCGCTTATGGAAGAAACTGCCTCGTCATTGGATCTGGCATTTGCTGCCTTTCGCGATCTGGCTTATCAACGCCGTTACCTGGTTTTATCAACCCATAGAATTTAAATACAACTCCTATATCGATTCTCAGCATCCTGAGTTGCCGTACATTCACGCTGATTCGTATTTAGACGAAGATTTTACGGGATTGCGTCGCTATATAAACCAGATGACCTTGTTCAGTTGTCTCGTTTATGCCATTCTGGCGCTCATAACGCTGTGGAAATCAGGTCGTAATAAATCGACGGTGCATCAGGTTTCGGGTCTGACATCCTTACGTTTATTAAGCGGGCTTTTTGCGCTGGTCCCCATTCTGATTATTATTGTTAAACCGCAGTTTTATCGGGATGTAGGTGATTACTTATTGGCAACATACGTCTCCGTTACTATTTATGTAACGAGTTTTCTGGTGATGCGCGGTTCTGATTTTCTGCGACATGAACCGGCAGCAGAGCCGGTCGTTCTTGAACCTGAGTTACCCGTCGAGCCAAAAAAGAAATACGAAAAATCGGCTTTGTCAGAAGAGGTGGAAGAGGCCGTTCTCGCAAAACTCGCCCGCTTGCTCGAAACCGGAAAGCCTTATCTGGAAAGCGATCTGTCGCTGCCCAAACTGGCCGAACGGTTGAACACGAGCCCACACAATCTGTCGCAGTTGCTGAACGATCGGCTCGGGCAAACCTTCTTCGATTGGCTGGCAATCCATCGAATAGCGGAAGCGCAACGATTGCTGAATGACCCGTTAACCACCAATCTTAAAATCGATGAGATTGCTGAGCGGGTTGGCTACAACTCGCCATCCGCTTTTCATACGGCCTTCAAGCGGTTGACCAATCAAACGCCGGCTCAATATAGAGAATCGGCCGCAATACGTTCGGCCGGGTTGTCGACAACGGAGCCGCAGGCTTCATCCCGGTCGGCAAGAACTTCATAA
- a CDS encoding pyrroloquinoline quinone-dependent dehydrogenase: MQALPQCLRARFFWCIAVLLLSAIGVARGQAANSVEWPAYGNDAGGMRFSPLKQINPTNVKQLTVAWTFRTGELEHYKGTSADEKAAFEATPIMVDGTLFFSTPTSRVFAVDAATGQKKWDYNPDVYLRQDLSEITSRGVSCWPAPADKRASGSSGKRIFVATLDGRLIALDAVTGKPISTFGKEGSVDLRKGVGNISVTSPPAVIGNTIVVGSSMGDNQRFNYERGVVRAYDALTGALRWSWDPIPRSKNDAGFTTWKGAEATQTGAANAWSLISADAERDLVFIPTTSPSPDYYGGERIGSNLYASSIVAIRASTGKVVWHFQTVHHDLWDYDNASQPLLFTFTKNGKAVPAVAVGTKVGHVFILNRETGVPLLPVEERPVPKSTVPGEEAFPTQPFPATLPLLGLPKLEAWGLTPDDKAVAQRRINSLHYEGMFTPPSLQGSLIAPGNVGGVHWGGMCYDPQSGLLITNINRLAAAIRLLPREKLAESVKNDQELLRAETGMQAGTPYVMKRSYLFTKDGRGIIMQTPPPWGTLVAINLQKGSLAWEVPLGYMMDITKYPQAKQWGSLNFGGAIATAGGVIFVAASLDGHLRAFNTQDGSLLWEVALPAGGQATPMTYQINGQQYVVIAAGGHGKLGTKLGDYVVAYRLP, translated from the coding sequence ATGCAAGCGCTCCCCCAATGTCTAAGAGCCCGATTTTTTTGGTGTATTGCCGTACTACTGCTTTCAGCCATTGGCGTCGCCAGGGGTCAGGCGGCCAATTCTGTAGAATGGCCTGCTTATGGGAATGATGCCGGTGGGATGCGGTTTTCGCCCCTGAAGCAAATTAATCCAACCAATGTAAAGCAGTTAACGGTAGCCTGGACATTCCGGACTGGTGAGTTAGAACACTATAAAGGGACGAGTGCCGACGAGAAAGCGGCATTTGAAGCAACCCCGATTATGGTGGATGGTACACTTTTTTTTAGCACACCAACATCGCGGGTTTTTGCGGTAGATGCTGCCACGGGCCAGAAAAAATGGGACTATAATCCCGATGTTTATCTGCGTCAGGATTTATCCGAAATCACGTCGAGAGGAGTTTCATGCTGGCCTGCTCCCGCAGATAAGCGCGCTTCCGGATCGAGTGGCAAGCGCATTTTCGTAGCAACGCTGGATGGTCGACTAATTGCCCTGGATGCGGTTACGGGTAAACCAATTTCGACTTTCGGGAAAGAAGGAAGCGTGGATTTACGCAAAGGCGTTGGCAATATCAGTGTGACCTCGCCACCGGCAGTTATTGGCAATACGATCGTGGTTGGCTCATCGATGGGCGATAACCAACGGTTCAATTACGAGCGGGGCGTTGTGCGCGCCTACGATGCGCTAACGGGGGCATTACGATGGAGCTGGGACCCTATTCCCCGATCGAAAAATGATGCAGGCTTTACGACCTGGAAAGGCGCCGAAGCAACACAAACGGGCGCGGCTAATGCCTGGTCGTTGATTTCGGCGGATGCTGAACGTGATTTAGTTTTTATCCCGACAACCAGCCCAAGTCCCGATTATTACGGTGGCGAACGTATCGGTAGCAATCTGTATGCCAGCTCAATTGTTGCCATACGGGCGTCTACCGGTAAAGTTGTCTGGCATTTTCAGACGGTCCATCATGATTTATGGGACTACGATAATGCGTCGCAGCCCCTGCTATTCACCTTCACAAAGAATGGCAAAGCGGTGCCAGCTGTAGCCGTGGGCACTAAAGTAGGTCATGTCTTTATTCTGAACCGGGAAACGGGCGTGCCGCTGTTGCCCGTTGAAGAGCGACCTGTGCCCAAATCAACCGTTCCGGGTGAGGAAGCTTTCCCAACCCAACCCTTTCCTGCGACTCTACCGCTGCTGGGTTTGCCAAAGCTGGAAGCCTGGGGACTGACACCAGATGATAAAGCTGTGGCCCAGCGTCGCATCAATAGCCTGCACTACGAAGGAATGTTTACGCCCCCATCGCTACAGGGGAGCCTGATTGCACCGGGTAATGTAGGGGGCGTTCATTGGGGCGGTATGTGCTATGATCCCCAATCAGGTTTGCTCATTACCAACATTAATCGGTTAGCTGCCGCTATTCGCCTGTTGCCTCGGGAGAAATTGGCCGAATCCGTTAAAAATGATCAGGAACTGCTTCGGGCAGAAACGGGAATGCAGGCCGGAACGCCTTATGTAATGAAGCGGAGCTATTTATTTACCAAAGATGGACGTGGTATTATCATGCAGACACCTCCGCCCTGGGGAACGCTGGTGGCGATAAATCTACAAAAGGGTTCACTGGCCTGGGAAGTACCGCTGGGCTATATGATGGACATTACCAAGTATCCACAAGCCAAACAATGGGGTTCCCTGAATTTTGGCGGAGCTATTGCCACAGCAGGCGGGGTGATATTTGTGGCCGCCAGTCTGGATGGTCACCTGCGGGCGTTCAACACCCAGGATGGTAGCTTATTGTGGGAAGTAGCATTACCGGCAGGCGGGCAGGCCACGCCCATGACGTATCAGATCAATGGACAGCAATACGTCGTGATTGCCGCTGGTGGCCACGGAAAGCTGGGGACAAAACTGGGTGATTATGTTGTGGCCTACCGACTTCCTTAA
- a CDS encoding acyltransferase family protein gives MIATKQVMTDIPTLENKVVDTAAFRRYDLDWLRVIAILTLLFYHTGMIYVSWGWHVQSKATSPEFELVMRWLHRWRMPLLFFISGAGTYFALRKRSFGSYAGERVRRLFVPLVFGMFVIVPPQIYFEWLFRGRFAWSYSEFYPAVFQFQPYQDGGAGGAFSWHHLWFVAYLFLYSLVSIPVFRWLKSDRGQRFVDRIGRLIARPGGALWLVGLLLLNDVLLGGFFPNETHALVNDWAYFMNNLILFWLGYILISRRDFWQAITDQRHYFLVGTILCTIVLYGARPFFGLDPADDTVLIRTLFSFNGLGLTWFSVLMTIAYGYRYLNVNPTWRGRPVLPKLNEAVYPFYILHQTVIVMIGYYVLTQTNLGVYDGFLTISLSSLVVCIAIYVLVVRPFKLMRVLFGLK, from the coding sequence ATGATCGCTACTAAACAAGTAATGACAGACATTCCAACACTAGAAAACAAAGTCGTTGATACGGCAGCATTTCGACGTTATGACCTCGACTGGTTGCGCGTCATTGCTATCCTCACGCTCCTGTTTTACCACACGGGCATGATCTATGTTTCATGGGGCTGGCATGTACAAAGCAAAGCAACGAGTCCCGAATTTGAACTGGTCATGCGCTGGCTGCACCGCTGGCGGATGCCACTACTATTCTTTATTTCAGGAGCCGGAACCTATTTTGCGCTTCGCAAACGTTCGTTTGGCTCCTACGCGGGCGAGCGTGTCCGACGGCTGTTCGTACCGCTGGTATTTGGTATGTTTGTTATCGTGCCTCCGCAGATTTATTTTGAGTGGCTGTTTCGCGGTCGTTTTGCGTGGAGTTATAGCGAGTTTTACCCTGCAGTATTCCAGTTTCAGCCTTATCAGGACGGGGGTGCTGGTGGCGCTTTTAGCTGGCATCATCTGTGGTTTGTCGCGTATCTGTTTCTGTATTCATTGGTAAGTATTCCGGTATTTCGCTGGTTGAAGAGTGATCGTGGTCAGCGGTTTGTCGATCGAATTGGCCGACTGATTGCCCGGCCGGGGGGTGCTCTGTGGCTGGTCGGATTGCTGCTTCTGAACGATGTTTTACTGGGCGGTTTCTTCCCGAACGAAACGCACGCCCTAGTGAACGACTGGGCTTATTTTATGAATAACCTGATTCTGTTCTGGCTTGGTTATATCCTGATCAGTCGACGCGATTTCTGGCAAGCCATCACCGATCAGCGACACTATTTTCTGGTTGGTACGATACTCTGTACGATTGTCCTGTACGGTGCCAGGCCGTTCTTCGGGCTTGATCCTGCTGACGATACGGTATTAATTCGAACACTCTTTAGTTTCAATGGTCTGGGACTAACCTGGTTTTCGGTACTAATGACCATCGCCTATGGATACCGTTATCTCAATGTCAATCCGACCTGGCGTGGGCGACCTGTTTTGCCGAAGCTAAACGAGGCTGTTTATCCGTTCTATATCCTCCATCAGACTGTTATTGTCATGATTGGCTACTATGTTTTAACCCAGACGAACCTTGGTGTTTACGACGGCTTTTTAACGATAAGCCTTTCATCTTTAGTTGTTTGTATCGCCATTTATGTGCTTGTCGTTCGGCCATTTAAGCTGATGCGTGTATTGTTTGGCTTGAAATAA
- the bioB gene encoding biotin synthase BioB: MLRTDWTRAEITEIYNSPVLDLVYRAATVHRQHHDPQEVQVCTLLSVKTGGCPEDCAYCPQAARYHTAVKVHKLMEVDEVLTAAKRAKDTGSTRFCMGAAWREVRDNRDFDKVLEMVEGVNEMGLEVCCTLGMLTESQAQKLKDAGLYAYNHNLDTSEEFYGDIISTRTYDDRLDTLGHARKAGISVCSGGIIGMGESDQDRIGMLHTLATLPQHPESVPVNALVPVEGTPLEDQPRVSVWEMIRMIATARIIMPKAMVRLSAGRVRMNTEEQALCFLAGANSIFAGDKLLTTPNPDEDQDQQLFQTLNIRPRKAFKNGDRPSVVFEQIPLAAI, encoded by the coding sequence ATGCTTCGCACTGACTGGACCCGTGCTGAAATCACCGAAATATATAATTCACCCGTTCTGGACCTCGTTTATCGGGCTGCAACCGTACATCGTCAGCATCACGACCCGCAGGAGGTGCAGGTTTGCACGCTGTTATCGGTTAAGACCGGCGGTTGTCCCGAAGATTGTGCGTACTGTCCGCAGGCAGCCCGTTACCATACGGCCGTGAAGGTTCACAAACTAATGGAGGTCGATGAGGTACTGACTGCTGCGAAACGTGCCAAAGACACCGGTAGCACGCGCTTTTGTATGGGAGCCGCCTGGCGCGAAGTGCGCGATAACCGCGATTTCGACAAGGTGCTGGAAATGGTTGAGGGCGTCAATGAAATGGGCCTGGAAGTGTGCTGCACTCTTGGAATGCTAACCGAAAGCCAGGCGCAAAAACTGAAAGATGCGGGTCTGTACGCCTACAACCACAACCTCGATACGAGTGAAGAGTTCTACGGTGACATCATCAGTACCCGTACCTACGACGACCGTTTAGATACGCTTGGTCATGCTCGTAAAGCAGGTATTTCAGTTTGTTCTGGTGGCATCATCGGCATGGGTGAATCGGATCAGGATCGCATTGGGATGCTGCACACGCTGGCTACACTCCCTCAACATCCTGAATCGGTTCCGGTAAATGCCCTCGTACCCGTAGAAGGCACACCGCTGGAAGATCAGCCTCGCGTATCGGTTTGGGAAATGATTCGGATGATTGCTACGGCCCGGATTATCATGCCCAAAGCGATGGTACGGCTATCTGCCGGTCGGGTTCGGATGAATACGGAAGAACAGGCATTGTGTTTTCTGGCCGGAGCCAATTCTATTTTTGCTGGTGACAAACTCCTGACTACCCCAAATCCTGATGAAGATCAGGATCAGCAGTTGTTTCAGACACTGAACATCCGACCCCGAAAAGCATTCAAGAATGGGGACAGGCCATCGGTAGTTTTTGAACAAATTCCGCTAGCTGCGATTTAA
- a CDS encoding serine/threonine-protein kinase translates to MNQTIRGYTLTRWLGSGGMGEVYQAHQATTNRTVAIKLLRQLEQAERFRNEASVQASLRHPHMTLLYEFFVEDGLSCLVMEYVEGPTVEQFLQRNGPLPEATAWKLIGQVASALSYLHERGIVHRDLKASNIKLLPHQNIKLLDFGLARLANSPRLTRQGHVVGTASSMAPEQFRGESSSASDCWALGILFYEMLTGYSPFGGSTESESGRLIQKADFISPIKLNASLSATSVRLINKLLTVSPERRLTAHQVLEISQDPDRLGTADWADPIRKWWDKIKR, encoded by the coding sequence ATGAATCAAACTATTCGTGGCTATACATTGACCCGTTGGCTGGGTTCGGGCGGCATGGGCGAAGTTTATCAGGCTCATCAGGCGACCACAAACCGTACGGTAGCGATCAAGTTGCTACGTCAACTGGAACAGGCCGAACGGTTTCGCAACGAAGCGTCGGTGCAGGCATCGCTCAGGCACCCGCACATGACATTGCTGTATGAATTTTTCGTGGAAGATGGTCTTTCCTGTCTTGTTATGGAATATGTAGAGGGGCCAACTGTTGAACAATTTCTTCAGCGCAACGGTCCACTTCCGGAAGCAACAGCCTGGAAACTGATCGGTCAGGTTGCTTCGGCTCTCTCCTATCTCCACGAACGGGGTATCGTACATCGAGACCTCAAAGCCAGCAACATCAAACTTCTCCCACACCAGAACATCAAATTGCTGGATTTTGGACTGGCCCGGCTCGCTAACTCCCCCCGACTAACCCGACAGGGACACGTTGTTGGGACAGCCTCGTCAATGGCTCCTGAACAATTCAGGGGCGAGAGCAGCTCTGCGTCAGACTGCTGGGCGCTGGGCATATTATTCTATGAAATGCTGACCGGTTATTCGCCGTTTGGTGGCAGCACCGAATCCGAATCCGGTCGTTTGATCCAAAAAGCCGATTTTATTTCGCCAATAAAGCTGAATGCAAGCCTATCAGCAACGAGTGTTCGGCTGATCAACAAACTATTGACCGTATCGCCAGAACGTCGGCTAACCGCCCATCAGGTTCTGGAAATCAGCCAGGACCCAGACAGGCTTGGCACAGCGGACTGGGCCGATCCAATTCGAAAATGGTGGGATAAAATCAAACGTTGA
- a CDS encoding ABC transporter ATP-binding protein has protein sequence MNTFILIRKLWPFVRNYRGSLAVALLLTTIGALLAQVTPLVMEYSVNTVQKLLDRPIEKTEVAWVVGSLVAILLTKELLSLLVQLGQKFLSDRIRFRMAADLYEFTISRIVSYHLSFFALGQNQTGKLEKRIDKGIESLTKTVKNLFVDIVPMMANALFALVLIYNKNVGVGIVATLVLPLYAYISREQTKRQSQIRRSIQEIRENKANALFGLLESIFVVKSFVRERYEQDRQHVLNVSLCTNEIRHHRTNYLFDGLKSVAEQIGIVLVFVVTIYFVLNRQMTIGAILLHIMLFNNVSAPVRHLHRIYDEYSEALVYAEGFFDMIENNTYLPHQGSLKTTAWQGHFSLKNVDFIYPNGKQALRNVTLDLQPGKVTAIVGLSGAGKSSALNLLAGFYNPTQGSVLLDGKPLSDYDSEFVRENVGLVLQKNHIFAGTIEENIRYGRLEATPDDVIEAARQASLHAQVLQLPQGYQTEARTLSGGQQQRIAIARLFLKNPPVLLLDEPTASLDAITAEQIKESLDAIKQNRTVLIISHNISQIMDADQIYVMQEGEVIGQGTHESLYQSGGLYRDIIDSNARTLNISRLAATVLG, from the coding sequence ATGAACACCTTTATTCTTATCCGGAAACTCTGGCCATTTGTTCGTAACTACCGGGGTAGTCTGGCAGTAGCGCTTCTTCTGACTACCATTGGGGCACTGCTCGCGCAGGTCACACCCCTGGTCATGGAATACTCGGTCAATACCGTCCAAAAACTACTGGATCGCCCGATCGAAAAAACAGAGGTGGCCTGGGTTGTTGGCAGTTTGGTTGCCATTTTGCTCACCAAAGAACTCCTGAGCCTATTGGTCCAGTTGGGGCAGAAATTCCTGAGTGATCGTATCCGTTTTCGGATGGCTGCCGATCTCTATGAGTTTACCATTAGCCGGATTGTTTCCTACCACCTGTCCTTCTTTGCTCTGGGTCAGAATCAGACGGGCAAGCTCGAAAAACGAATCGACAAGGGCATCGAAAGCCTGACCAAAACGGTAAAGAATCTATTTGTCGACATTGTTCCGATGATGGCCAATGCGCTCTTTGCGCTGGTGCTGATTTACAATAAAAATGTAGGCGTTGGTATCGTCGCAACCCTGGTACTACCCTTGTATGCCTATATCAGCCGGGAGCAAACCAAGCGTCAATCGCAGATACGCCGAAGTATTCAGGAAATACGGGAAAATAAGGCCAATGCGCTCTTCGGACTCCTGGAATCTATTTTTGTCGTAAAATCCTTTGTGCGGGAACGTTATGAACAGGACCGTCAGCACGTCCTGAACGTCAGTTTGTGCACCAACGAAATTCGTCATCATCGGACAAATTACCTGTTCGATGGGCTAAAAAGTGTGGCTGAACAAATCGGCATTGTACTCGTCTTTGTAGTGACCATCTATTTTGTTCTTAACCGCCAGATGACCATTGGGGCCATTCTACTCCATATTATGCTCTTCAACAATGTGTCGGCACCGGTCAGGCACCTGCATCGAATCTATGACGAGTATTCAGAAGCCCTTGTCTATGCCGAAGGATTTTTTGACATGATCGAGAACAATACCTACTTGCCCCATCAGGGCTCACTCAAAACAACTGCCTGGCAGGGGCACTTCTCCCTCAAAAATGTCGATTTTATTTATCCGAACGGTAAGCAGGCCCTCCGCAATGTTACACTCGATCTTCAACCGGGGAAAGTAACGGCCATCGTCGGGCTATCAGGGGCGGGTAAAAGTTCAGCCCTGAATCTGCTGGCCGGTTTCTACAATCCGACCCAGGGCAGCGTTCTATTGGACGGGAAACCTCTTTCAGACTATGACAGCGAATTTGTCCGGGAAAACGTGGGACTGGTTCTTCAGAAAAACCACATTTTTGCCGGAACGATCGAAGAAAATATTCGCTACGGACGCCTGGAAGCTACTCCCGACGACGTTATTGAAGCCGCCCGACAAGCCAGTCTCCACGCACAGGTATTGCAATTGCCCCAGGGTTACCAAACCGAAGCCCGAACCCTGTCGGGTGGGCAGCAGCAACGCATTGCCATTGCCCGGTTATTCCTGAAAAATCCACCGGTGCTACTGCTCGACGAGCCTACCGCCAGTCTGGATGCCATCACTGCGGAACAAATCAAGGAAAGTCTGGACGCCATCAAGCAGAATCGCACCGTCTTAATCATTTCCCATAACATCAGTCAGATCATGGACGCCGACCAGATTTATGTCATGCAGGAGGGCGAAGTGATTGGGCAGGGCACTCACGAGTCGCTCTATCAGTCGGGCGGCCTCTACCGCGACATCATTGACTCCAATGCCCGGACGCTTAATATCAGTCGGCTGGCAGCCACTGTACTGGGATAA
- a CDS encoding OmpA family protein, which yields MRYSPFTILIIGATLLLSTSVLAQTIRQRSTTEGFNLSLQGHYMNWSSDYFQFLDERSGNGIGFGGRAGFGLTQRYEVFLQYNYTSLNASNIAAQSFHFSHLTPGIRFNFSPTTRALRPYAEVGYAYQTGKVDQVLNQNGGRDNLLFKGGAAHIGAGLTYFVSLPIAITLGGSVQVAGKPTVQLNGRDTSDQADLSAYRISLGIVLYLSEL from the coding sequence ATGCGCTATTCTCCGTTTACTATCCTGATTATAGGGGCAACGTTACTCCTGTCGACCAGCGTTCTTGCCCAAACCATTCGGCAGCGCTCCACCACCGAAGGATTCAATTTGAGTCTTCAGGGGCATTACATGAACTGGTCATCCGATTATTTTCAGTTCCTGGATGAACGGTCGGGCAACGGCATAGGCTTTGGTGGCAGGGCTGGTTTTGGGTTGACCCAACGCTATGAAGTGTTTCTTCAATACAATTATACCTCGTTGAATGCCTCGAATATAGCGGCTCAGTCGTTTCATTTCTCGCATTTAACGCCGGGAATACGATTCAACTTTTCACCGACAACGCGCGCCCTTCGCCCTTATGCTGAAGTGGGTTATGCGTATCAGACGGGTAAAGTAGATCAGGTTCTCAATCAGAACGGTGGTCGTGATAATCTCCTGTTTAAAGGTGGAGCAGCTCATATTGGCGCTGGCCTTACCTATTTTGTTTCCCTACCGATAGCCATAACGCTTGGCGGTTCTGTTCAGGTGGCGGGTAAGCCAACCGTTCAATTAAACGGCCGGGATACCTCCGATCAAGCGGACCTTTCCGCATATCGAATATCACTGGGAATTGTCCTGTATCTCAGCGAATTGTAA
- a CDS encoding serine/threonine protein kinase, producing MTTTTLSMKGRFIHHYRIESLLGEGGMGTVYRALDTHLERPVAVKMLHSHLVSQVSFMERFRNEALILARLNHPNIAVVYNFLQDGTDYFMAMEYVEGDSLEMLIRKTGALPAAVAAEITRQGLEGLAHAHRKGVLHRDIKPANLMITPEGAIKLMDFGIARVVGEQRMTQANRVVGTLEYMAPELIQGEAPSPASDLYAMGILLYELLSGKLPFASRTDYELMQTIIREKPIGLRKLNAQIPKELEAVVQKALEKNPAKRFADAREFQKALQPFFSQSPALNPAQLTSAPPVKDVMDFQPARRKSLPETKVAPSTNRSFSNRHLPVSGWLAENWQMVLAGGLTALALFFISLILFDQTTDTKLTSPNQPAVKHPAVAANQPKRSIDEPVSDNPQASFTPASPVKPAEVKTVPVEKKSNPTEKTPKVSTPKSPVSKVPVSRKPVLITPETPAQKPIEEPVNQPVAPVRSEPVPELTVPKTIAHKSIAIRRLKVNLTLTEGLSSDGAHEGQSIRFRVTEPVLSDGQVVIQAGATAYGEVSQVKRADGDIFRKKNLLEFRINSVEAINGKRLLLRSATISDEAKGQPVLFRPGQTFEVRTGDDVLNF from the coding sequence ATGACTACGACAACACTATCCATGAAAGGCCGATTCATCCATCACTACCGCATTGAGTCGCTGCTTGGCGAAGGAGGCATGGGAACTGTCTATCGGGCACTCGACACCCACCTCGAACGGCCCGTTGCCGTAAAAATGCTTCACTCCCACCTGGTGAGTCAGGTTTCGTTTATGGAACGATTCCGCAATGAAGCGCTCATTCTGGCCCGGCTCAACCACCCAAACATTGCCGTAGTTTACAATTTTCTGCAAGACGGTACGGATTACTTCATGGCGATGGAGTATGTAGAAGGTGACAGTCTGGAAATGCTGATTCGCAAAACAGGTGCATTGCCAGCAGCAGTAGCCGCCGAAATAACCCGGCAGGGCCTCGAGGGACTTGCCCACGCTCATCGCAAGGGTGTTCTGCACCGGGATATTAAACCGGCGAACCTGATGATAACCCCGGAAGGGGCCATTAAACTCATGGACTTTGGCATTGCCCGTGTGGTGGGTGAACAGCGAATGACGCAGGCAAACCGCGTTGTAGGCACACTCGAATACATGGCCCCCGAGCTGATTCAGGGTGAAGCTCCTTCGCCCGCTTCCGACCTTTACGCAATGGGCATTCTGCTCTATGAACTTCTTTCCGGAAAACTACCTTTCGCGAGCCGGACAGACTATGAGCTGATGCAGACCATCATCCGCGAGAAGCCAATTGGATTACGGAAATTGAATGCCCAGATACCGAAAGAACTGGAAGCTGTCGTGCAAAAAGCCCTTGAAAAAAATCCGGCCAAACGCTTTGCCGATGCCAGAGAATTTCAGAAAGCATTGCAGCCTTTTTTCTCACAATCACCTGCCCTGAATCCCGCTCAGCTGACTAGCGCACCACCGGTTAAGGATGTCATGGATTTTCAACCGGCACGCCGGAAGAGCCTACCCGAAACTAAAGTGGCTCCGTCAACCAACCGATCATTTTCCAACAGGCATCTTCCTGTATCGGGTTGGTTAGCCGAAAACTGGCAAATGGTACTGGCTGGTGGTTTAACGGCATTGGCATTGTTTTTCATCAGTTTGATTCTCTTCGATCAAACCACCGATACGAAGCTTACCAGCCCAAACCAGCCTGCCGTAAAGCATCCTGCAGTGGCGGCTAACCAGCCAAAACGCTCGATTGACGAACCAGTTTCTGACAATCCACAAGCCTCCTTCACCCCTGCTTCACCCGTGAAGCCTGCCGAGGTCAAGACAGTACCGGTTGAAAAGAAATCGAATCCAACGGAGAAAACCCCAAAAGTATCAACGCCCAAATCGCCGGTCAGTAAAGTACCCGTCAGCCGGAAGCCCGTGCTGATTACGCCGGAAACACCCGCCCAAAAACCCATTGAAGAACCCGTAAATCAGCCAGTCGCTCCAGTACGATCAGAACCCGTCCCAGAACTGACCGTACCCAAAACGATCGCCCACAAATCAATTGCGATCCGGCGGCTGAAGGTTAATCTGACACTAACTGAAGGACTGTCTTCCGATGGTGCCCATGAGGGGCAATCGATTCGTTTTCGGGTAACTGAACCCGTTCTGAGCGATGGTCAGGTTGTTATTCAGGCTGGTGCAACGGCTTATGGTGAAGTGAGCCAGGTGAAGCGGGCCGATGGTGACATCTTCCGAAAGAAAAATCTACTGGAATTCCGGATCAATTCAGTGGAAGCCATCAACGGTAAACGTCTGCTGCTCCGGTCGGCAACGATCAGTGACGAAGCAAAGGGACAGCCGGTGCTGTTTCGTCCCGGACAAACTTTTGAAGTACGTACCGGCGACGATGTACTAAATTTTTAG